The following DNA comes from Ooceraea biroi isolate clonal line C1 chromosome 11, Obir_v5.4, whole genome shotgun sequence.
ATATTCgcaaatattctataaatgttctatgaatatatatagaatgtgCGATGTCCCATTTTGAATGTTCCCAGAAAGATCTATAAGTGTTCTACGAATATATTctcgaatatttaaaaaatacggaATATtcggaaatattaataaaacattcaaaGGAGGGATACCAAATGTTCTATGCACATACTTAAAACAATTAGATTATTCACGAATATtctaaacaatatttataggaTATTCTATGCTATATTGTAAGTATTATTAAAGTACTGGAAAAGTGAAATTCAATAACTGAAATTTTaagattatatgtatatgtatatctatatttatttggaattataatattatgtattatataattatgtattataatcatattatttttaacgcaaCATAAAGtaaatcataataattattaataaaatcttatcgaagtatattatataaaaacataaaaaaactatatttGCTTTAGGGTTGCATCTTTGGTATTTTGCTTAAATTTAGTACTTAATAACTATCacaaatgcaatatattattcaattatatgcAGGCCTTcagaataaatatcaatattaaatttgtacttAAAGACAGATACTTcaagaaacattgaatatttttaatgttcgcTATCATATGTTGAACGATTGGCTTCATTCTGCTGTACTGgttcttttgtttttaatttggcTTTCACCAACCAAGTTTTAATGGCgttgataatatcattttctgtTATATTTTCCTGACTTTTTTTTGTGGTGAGTCTTACGGATTCTGAAATGATAAGGAAtagtattttgtttttttttaaatagatattctagtaaatttctttgaaatttcttttattttccattgcaattcaaacatttttaaaaaaataaatttcattaaaatcttgAGTAGTTTAagtattcttaatttattaattaatttaattaataaataaaatacaacctTTCTAAACATCATatagaaattaagaaaaaatttgttttacttaCTAAGAACTAACTTTGCCAGGATTAAATCCTTAAAAATCAGGTTTCCCTTGTGTCCTTCCCAGCTATATTCTCTTCCAATTTCCGGTGTTAAAATTCGACACATCACTTTCTTGACAATGATTTTAAGATTATTACCACCTATTTTCGACAATTCCATAGCCTAAAAGATTaacatacattaaaatatatgtatattcatttatgtaagtatgatataattttaataacataacaATCATCTTACTACATCATGGAATATTTGTTTATCTTGTAAGGTTCTCTCAATATTTTGAAGCTCGATGTTTAATTTTACTGGCAAACTTTCACTGCATTGTAATGAGACTTCATTAGCGATATTTTGATTGGCATTATCTTGATCAATGGTAAAATTAAACTGCTTTAATGATTCTACGAGCTCATTTAATTCCCCCATTCGGCCATTAATGctatgtacagggtgtcccatgggaagttgttgaaactaatcagctgtcatttttaaacgtatgcagttattgaaaaaacaaaaattgcgttggaaagaggaaagtctgcagtttttaatgggtataaataaaatttagcaaaatgtttgtatatcagtttattttattaatgaaaaatatgctaataatcaagtaagctaatgataaatattttcaaagtgtgcaccatctgaatttgtacaaaaatcaattcttttacgaaaacttgtgaaaactttttctaacatgtcgtctttaatgttgctgatgacctttttaatagctactactaaatctgacactgtttctggatttccggcataacaatggtccttaatgtatccccaaagaaagaagtcacatggatttaaatccggcgagtacggtggccattctagccccccctgggccaatttggggtatcccagaccgatgactcgattgccataaactttatggattgtttcgaagaccttctgggttcgatgtggtgtcgctacatcctgcatgaaatgaaatcctctgaccaggcctcttttttttgcatgagggaagaattgtgtttcgagaagctgcttgtaactttcaccagtgactgttgattcgaagaattgcagataaattccttttaccgagatcgcagcccatgctgttattttttgtggatgtaaaggtttagccaaggaaacgttgggattttccgacccccaaaatctataattttgtttattaacataaccatttagccagaaatgtgcttcgtccgtgtaaattattaattttgcatcaagttctccatcttcaaacattccatttatcgtcttgcagaattccacacgtttcgtcatagcgcgtttggttagcaattgatgcgatgttattttatagggatgcattttcaggaaatgttttaaaatcctgtataacgttgttttggatatttcaagagcttgggcagcttttcgaatggaagaatttggattctcttcaaaatacttcttaatatcttcaatgttttcttctgcagctacagacacagaagaacctggcagatcatgtctacggtcttggatagttccatactgcataaaattatcgataattctgataaaaataacacaaaacattattttaatgcagatttattgccaaaaaatggagtgacgtaacgcatacgtttaaagaaataataaattctaaccttttcagcgtgttttcgctcttaactttatgtgttccgtatttagtacgaaaccccctgtaagcattgctataaacttttcctctggaaaagaagcactcgacaagataaatcttttcttccgtcgtcacattactcattttgacgcgcacggacttgcatctaccacaaccagaataaaactgcggacactcagatgaacgaccgttaaccataagaccctttctgaagtcatggaggggagaaccaatcgtttactttcagcaacttcccatgggacaccctgtagaatAACTTCTAGAAATAAACTAAAACTGAATAAGacgatattgaaataaactAAGTTTGAATAGGACGATATAGAAATAAACTAAGTTCAATgagacaataaaaataaactaagtTTAGAGTGGCAAGATATAGAATTAGactaagttcgaattagaaTTAGAAGCAGAGGTTCGAGACTCGGAGGGAACTGACTCGTCCGGAGTCGTAGTTAAGAGTGACGGGAAGTAGTGCTGCACTGAGGTCCCTCGATTCGGCGGCCTGCCGGTTGGTGGTGGGGCCTTCGGGTCCACCCCTTCTCCGGATTGGAATGACTGTCTAGGCGATCAGGGTGGGAGTCAGGCCGACAAAATGGCGTATCGGCTGCGATTGCCGATGCCGAGAGACGTCGCGCGTGTGACTCGGCGCATTAAAGTTCTATTTGGGAGGAAAAATGATAGCCGGATTTTCGCGGGACGTCACAGGAGAAAGTGGACAACTCCATGGAAACTGCACTGGACTGTTGTAAACAGAATATCTGATAAGCTACTGTTACTAGCTCCTTCTTGTCCTCAGGATTTTGTTAGAAAACCTagatctttaaataaattaccatTTTACAAGGCAACAGaatttcggcgtttgtgttTATACGATGGTATTGTAGTTTTTGCTTCGCatgttgatataaatatttataagcaTTTTCTATTATTGCATTGTGGAATTTATATTCTTACAAGTCCAAttctttataaaactttgaacGCTCATGCAAATACTATACTCAGAACTTTTATCGAACATTCTGTCACAATATATGGCAAATCATTTGTCGTGTACAATGTTCACTCTCTTTGCCATTTGGCACATGAGTGTAATGATCATGGTAGTTTAGACACTTTCAGTGCCTTTCgctatgaaaataaattgaaaacaattaaaagtCACATCAACTCCGGCTTTCAACCCGTTGAACAAGCAGCTAAACATGAACGAAGCAGTAGAAAAGTTGTACTTATAGATTCTGAAGTTAATAAAGTTATTCTTTCAAAAGAACACAGAGATATGAATGAAACTATTCATGGTGAacaatttagaaaaatattagtaaaTGATGTAATTTTTGAAGTGAATAAAAGGAATTCATGTTTCAAGACAAATACTGGTGAAATTGTTGTCCTGAAGAATATTATTCGTACAGAGAATGATATAATTTGTGTtggcaatatttttcaaatgtttctgatttttatacatatccTTTATCTTCATCTGAACTTGGCATTGTAAAGGTGTCTGAATTAAGTGAAGAAAGATTGGTGTTTAGTCGTTATTCTTCTACAGGAAGGGCACTCTCAAAGACATGTTGCTAATCAGTTAGGGGTATCCGTATCGGTAATTAACCGTGCCTGGTCTCGTTACCAAGAAACAAATGAACTTGGCAGACGAGCAGGCCAAGGTCGTCGGCGGATTATCACTGCCCGAGTTGACAGACGAATCGTCAGAAACGCGTCCCAACGAATGATAACCGCGAGACAGCTGAGGGATGAATTACAAGTAACGACAGGACAAAGAATAGCAGTACAAACGATTAGAAACCGgctacacaatgccggtatgCGTGCTCGAAGGCCTGCTCGAGTGCCGTTTCTAAATCGTAATCACCGATATGCGCGTTTGAATTACGAACGTACATACGTTACTTGGCGCTTCAGACAATGGACACGAGTATGGTTCTCTGACGAATCTCGATTTTGTTTGTACAATAATGATGGTAGGAAACGTGTCTGGCGTCGCAGAAGGAAACGGTTCAACCGAAACTGCGTACGATCAGTAAGAGCCTATGCAAGGTGGTTCAGTAATGGTTTGGGCTGCAATTTCGTATAACCAACGATCCGACTTGGTCATTTTACCACCTCCAAGAATGACTGCCCAACGTTATGTGGATAAGGTATTGAGACCGCACGTGCTGCCCTTAAGACACCGTTTCGGTAGGCAATTTGTCTTCATGCAAGATAACGCTCGTCCTCATACTGCTAACACGAGCCGACAGTTTTTCCTGGAGAATGACATAACCTTACTGAACCACCCTCCTAACAGCCCTGATCTTAACCCAATAGAGCACGTTTGGGACATTGTTGGTCGTACATTGAGACAGCGCCCAGTACCGCCAGCAAATCTTGGAGAGCTTGGCGCTGCATTACGTGAGATATGGATAGAAATTCCGCAGCGGGAAATCCAACGCTGCATCAATATGCGTCAACGCTTAAACGCTGTTATTCGAAGTCGTAACGGGAACAcgcaatattaatgataaaaatttttaaaaagataaaaaagataaaaattaaaagaaataaaaaatattaaaattaaaagaaataaaaaaagagaaacaagataatattgtaagctgagatatcgatattttaaataaaaatcttatttcttaTGTTTTTTGCACTTTGTGGAAATACTGCGATTGTGGTAAACGTGATGTCCGAAGCATAGACAATGTTTAGCATGCAATATctcgattaaaaattgataaaattgaaaagtccAAGTAGGTTTTTATTTAGTAAGGTTtcaactttaaaatcttaagTCG
Coding sequences within:
- the LOC113562922 gene encoding uncharacterized protein LOC113562922, whose amino-acid sequence is MGELNELVESLKQFNFTIDQDNANQNIANEVSLQCSESLPVKLNIELQNIERTLQDKQIFHDVAMELSKIGGNNLKIIVKKVMCRILTPEIGREYSWEGHKGNLIFKDLILAKLVLKSVRLTTKKSQENITENDIINAIKTWLVKAKLKTKEPVQQNEANRSTYDSEH